One window of Mangrovibacterium diazotrophicum genomic DNA carries:
- a CDS encoding TonB-dependent receptor has translation MKPVVLLTILLCLLIHHSPHAQTLNALVSGTVSSDKGEALAEVNVSLKGYPIGTTTDKNGHYTLQIPANRQLTIIFSMIGCETTEQQMQAKAGEKVKLDIQLAPSNENIEEVTVRQRRAQQNMSRIDPQFGAVIPDASSGAVEALIKTLPGVSTNNELSSQYSVRGGNYDENLVYVNDIEVYRPFLVRSGQQEGLSFINADMVSSIEFSSGGFDAKYGDKMASVLDIRYRQPKSFAASASASLLGGSIHLEDATKNQKLSFIGGARYKTNRYLLNSLDEEGDYNPNFTDLQAYLTYRFSDAFDVSFLGNIARNDYLFVPQTRTTTFGTWTQPLETKVYFEGQEKDHFNTQTGALAFNFHPNQRVNLKLIASAFQTKEEVNYDILGEYYLNQLEQDWATGSSDSVLNLGVGSFLNHARNKLDATVYSLAHKGAYNSEEHLLNWGFKIQTEDINDRVNEWVMRDSTGYSLPYSDSELLLYSTTNTNNQFSTWQASAHIQDTWAVPIESGKLFLTSGLRANYREYSGEFLLSPRISASYFPDWEKQFIFHLSGGRYVQPAFFKELKDRDGKVYPETKAQKSWQVVAGSEYLFQAWDRPFRFKSELYYKYFSRLTPYQIDNVQIQYLADQQAKGYAAGLDLSLHGEFVSGVQSWASISLLQTEENIDGDGHGWIPRPTDQFLTVSLFFQDYFPGNPSYKVHLAAFYGSRLPTGPPNGERYMDTFRMPPYRRIDMGISKSIISADSAEPKSALLKKIKELSLSLEVLNLLGIKNTVSYFWVYSNYGDMFGVPNYLTERKLNLRLSMKF, from the coding sequence ATGAAACCAGTTGTACTCCTGACCATCCTACTCTGCCTGCTTATCCACCACAGCCCTCACGCCCAAACGCTGAATGCGCTGGTGTCCGGAACGGTTTCTTCCGACAAAGGTGAAGCGCTGGCCGAAGTCAATGTTAGTTTGAAGGGCTACCCCATTGGCACCACAACCGATAAAAACGGTCACTACACGCTGCAAATCCCGGCAAATCGCCAGTTGACCATCATCTTTTCGATGATTGGTTGTGAAACTACCGAGCAACAAATGCAGGCCAAAGCCGGCGAAAAAGTCAAGCTCGACATTCAACTGGCACCAAGCAACGAAAACATTGAAGAAGTAACAGTCCGCCAACGACGGGCACAGCAAAACATGTCTCGAATTGATCCGCAATTTGGAGCCGTGATTCCCGATGCCTCGTCGGGCGCTGTCGAGGCCCTGATCAAAACACTGCCGGGCGTATCCACCAACAACGAGCTCAGCTCGCAATACTCGGTTCGTGGCGGCAATTACGACGAAAACCTGGTGTATGTGAACGACATTGAAGTATACCGCCCGTTCCTGGTTCGGTCGGGGCAGCAGGAAGGACTGAGTTTCATCAATGCCGACATGGTCTCATCCATCGAATTTTCCAGCGGCGGCTTCGATGCCAAGTACGGCGACAAGATGGCCTCGGTACTCGACATTCGTTACCGTCAGCCCAAATCGTTTGCCGCGTCGGCCTCGGCGAGTTTGCTAGGCGGTTCAATTCATCTGGAAGATGCAACAAAAAATCAAAAGCTAAGTTTCATCGGCGGTGCGCGCTACAAAACCAACCGCTATTTATTGAACAGCCTCGACGAAGAGGGCGATTACAACCCGAACTTCACCGACTTGCAAGCTTACCTTACTTACCGCTTTTCGGATGCCTTTGATGTTTCGTTCCTGGGCAACATTGCCAGAAACGATTACCTGTTTGTTCCGCAAACCCGCACTACAACTTTCGGAACCTGGACACAACCACTCGAAACAAAGGTTTATTTCGAAGGCCAGGAAAAAGATCATTTCAACACCCAAACCGGCGCGTTGGCCTTCAATTTTCACCCCAACCAACGCGTTAATTTGAAGCTGATTGCCTCGGCCTTTCAAACCAAAGAAGAGGTGAATTACGATATTTTAGGTGAGTACTACTTAAACCAACTGGAGCAAGATTGGGCAACCGGTTCGAGTGACTCGGTCCTAAACCTCGGCGTTGGCAGTTTCCTGAACCACGCCCGAAACAAACTGGATGCGACTGTTTACAGTCTGGCGCACAAAGGAGCCTATAACTCGGAAGAGCACCTGTTGAACTGGGGATTCAAGATTCAAACAGAAGACATTAACGACCGGGTAAACGAATGGGTGATGCGCGACTCCACCGGCTACTCGCTCCCCTATTCCGACTCGGAACTTTTGCTTTACAGCACCACCAATACCAACAACCAATTTTCAACCTGGCAAGCTTCAGCCCATATTCAGGATACATGGGCCGTGCCGATTGAGTCGGGCAAACTGTTCCTCACCTCCGGCCTGCGCGCCAACTACCGCGAGTATTCAGGCGAGTTTTTGCTAAGCCCACGCATATCGGCCAGCTACTTCCCCGATTGGGAAAAGCAATTCATCTTTCACCTCTCCGGCGGACGCTACGTGCAACCAGCGTTCTTTAAAGAGCTGAAAGATCGCGATGGCAAGGTGTATCCCGAAACCAAAGCGCAAAAATCGTGGCAGGTTGTTGCCGGAAGCGAATACCTGTTTCAGGCCTGGGACCGGCCGTTCCGCTTCAAATCAGAACTGTATTACAAGTATTTTTCGCGCCTGACGCCCTACCAAATCGACAATGTACAGATTCAATACCTGGCCGACCAGCAAGCCAAAGGTTATGCAGCGGGCCTCGACTTGAGCCTACACGGTGAGTTTGTCAGTGGGGTACAATCGTGGGCAAGCATCTCGCTGTTGCAAACCGAAGAAAATATTGATGGTGACGGCCATGGCTGGATTCCGCGTCCAACTGATCAGTTCCTTACCGTCAGCCTGTTTTTCCAGGATTATTTCCCGGGAAACCCAAGCTACAAAGTCCATCTGGCTGCCTTTTACGGATCACGCCTGCCAACCGGCCCACCCAATGGCGAGCGCTACATGGATACTTTCCGCATGCCGCCCTACCGTCGCATCGACATGGGGATTTCCAAAAGCATTATCAGTGCGGATTCAGCGGAACCGAAAAGTGCTTTGCTGAAAAAAATTAAAGAACTTTCTCTGAGCCTGGAAGTCCTCAACCTGCTGGGCATTAAAAATACCGTTTCCTATTTCTGGGTGTACAGCAATTACGGCGACATGTTTGGTGTACCTAATTATCTGACTGAACGTAAACTTAACCTGAGGCTATCAATGAAGTTCTAG
- a CDS encoding PemB family protein, translating into MKQRIENLLKTMLFCWAVAGFAASLQAQTVNALNPEIDFGGNSLNYKGEKVALGPKAFYLDGSLTDEQAARYPYVFNTLQDAVDNLTDGTETEPMTIYIAPWVYWVDDPDDPAVRVPKEGSSTPFGMEFSCEWLKFYGLSNAPDNVVLAANRGQTMGSKGNFTLFNIKGNGLTAENITFGNYCNIDLDYPLNPKLNRPKRGSAIVQAQLIFSDGDKVLARNCNFISRLNTGPFWGSKRTLFDGCHFESTDDALNGSAVYLNCTLDFYSSKPFGHTVGTGAVFLNSDMHVLTRGSQYLVKGTGPVALVDSRFDGELVDYLGWRDLPATEARYYQYQVKLNGDSVFMDKNNSFATVDMTGKEVLKAYRLNLDGESFYNTYNLLRGNDGWDPMGIKDLVEKAAAKDGKNYSMLPTMLQVKPTRQKLETGKDSLLLIATAYRFGDFELDGQAISWSLAPEFKGLVKLEVQKDGTCLVIPTNEKDETVEVIVNASTDAGLESAAVISVAPSFLPAPAFIQKPTISNDGNGTLTVNYKLDMPYEDQSLISWYRCSDAKGSNPIPIAVSRFNKPMKSFQLSAGDIGWYLMASVSPKHLRCHPGGPETTVYAKAITAKDVKQDSKIVIPNLGNMATAYQPQVLPGFWALDSYAPADTHEWYWEADNSRDPWYYGPGINGAAQDSGLVQNTKGARLRYEPVGDSFGDMKISFTAVPSKTAGQGFSSARAQYMDIGIKMDVKTMTGYALRLVRTTKYGDAIDFVFMKYENGVATPISEGVSASCYRPNCQITVATKGNKLIAHAENLFDYFSEHEESEVKRVVDIDTTIQPNSFGGLSFQHTGTVGSGATLIKDLKIEWEE; encoded by the coding sequence ATGAAACAACGAATAGAAAACCTGCTAAAAACGATGCTCTTTTGCTGGGCTGTCGCTGGTTTTGCAGCGTCACTGCAAGCACAAACAGTCAATGCGCTGAACCCGGAAATAGATTTTGGCGGAAACAGCCTGAACTACAAAGGTGAAAAAGTTGCACTGGGCCCTAAAGCGTTCTACCTGGATGGATCACTGACAGACGAACAAGCGGCCAGATATCCTTATGTGTTCAATACGTTGCAAGACGCTGTGGATAATCTGACCGATGGCACCGAAACTGAGCCCATGACCATCTACATCGCACCTTGGGTGTATTGGGTTGATGATCCGGATGATCCTGCAGTACGCGTTCCGAAAGAAGGGAGCAGCACACCTTTTGGTATGGAATTCTCGTGTGAATGGTTGAAATTTTACGGCTTGTCCAACGCTCCTGACAACGTCGTTCTGGCGGCAAACCGTGGACAAACGATGGGATCCAAAGGAAACTTCACTCTGTTCAACATCAAAGGCAACGGACTGACCGCCGAAAACATCACCTTTGGGAACTACTGCAATATCGACCTCGATTATCCGCTCAACCCAAAGTTGAACCGTCCCAAACGAGGCTCAGCCATTGTGCAAGCGCAGCTGATTTTTTCCGATGGCGACAAAGTTTTAGCTCGAAACTGCAACTTCATCAGCCGCCTCAACACTGGACCATTCTGGGGTAGCAAGCGAACGCTCTTCGATGGCTGTCATTTTGAGTCGACCGACGATGCCTTGAATGGTTCTGCCGTTTACCTGAACTGTACACTCGATTTTTACAGCAGCAAGCCATTCGGTCATACCGTAGGCACCGGCGCCGTTTTTCTGAACAGCGACATGCACGTGCTGACTCGCGGCTCTCAATATCTGGTCAAAGGAACCGGCCCCGTGGCGCTCGTCGACAGCCGCTTTGACGGAGAACTGGTTGATTACTTGGGCTGGCGCGACCTCCCGGCTACCGAAGCACGTTACTACCAATACCAGGTTAAATTGAATGGCGATTCTGTTTTCATGGACAAGAACAACTCATTTGCCACCGTAGATATGACCGGCAAAGAGGTGCTGAAGGCCTATCGCCTCAACCTGGACGGAGAAAGCTTCTACAATACTTACAATCTGCTGCGCGGCAACGACGGCTGGGATCCCATGGGCATAAAAGACTTGGTAGAAAAAGCAGCCGCAAAAGACGGAAAAAACTACAGCATGCTACCAACGATGTTGCAGGTAAAACCAACGCGTCAAAAGCTGGAAACAGGGAAAGACAGCCTCCTACTGATTGCTACCGCTTATCGCTTTGGCGATTTTGAATTGGACGGACAAGCAATCAGCTGGTCTTTGGCGCCGGAATTCAAAGGCCTCGTGAAACTGGAAGTTCAAAAAGATGGCACTTGCCTTGTGATCCCGACCAACGAGAAAGACGAGACGGTTGAAGTTATCGTGAATGCCTCAACAGATGCGGGACTGGAATCGGCTGCTGTTATTTCGGTGGCACCATCATTTTTACCTGCTCCTGCTTTCATACAAAAACCAACCATCAGTAACGATGGCAACGGAACGCTAACCGTGAACTACAAACTGGATATGCCCTACGAGGACCAGTCGTTGATTAGCTGGTACCGCTGCTCGGATGCCAAAGGTTCCAACCCGATCCCAATCGCTGTTTCGCGTTTCAACAAGCCCATGAAAAGCTTCCAGCTCTCCGCTGGCGACATTGGCTGGTATCTCATGGCCAGCGTCTCGCCAAAGCACCTGCGCTGTCATCCGGGAGGGCCGGAGACAACCGTCTATGCCAAAGCCATCACCGCGAAAGACGTCAAACAAGATTCGAAAATAGTAATTCCGAATCTGGGAAATATGGCAACAGCTTATCAGCCTCAAGTGCTCCCCGGCTTTTGGGCACTCGACAGCTATGCGCCAGCCGACACCCACGAGTGGTATTGGGAAGCCGACAATAGCCGCGATCCCTGGTACTACGGACCGGGAATTAACGGTGCGGCTCAGGATTCGGGATTGGTGCAAAACACCAAAGGGGCGCGACTCCGCTACGAACCCGTTGGCGATTCCTTCGGCGACATGAAAATCAGCTTTACTGCTGTGCCATCCAAAACTGCCGGGCAAGGATTTAGTTCGGCCCGAGCACAATACATGGATATCGGCATTAAAATGGATGTGAAAACGATGACCGGATATGCCCTGCGCCTGGTTCGTACCACCAAATACGGTGATGCAATTGACTTCGTTTTCATGAAATACGAAAACGGCGTGGCCACCCCAATTAGCGAAGGTGTTTCAGCTTCCTGCTACCGTCCGAACTGCCAAATCACAGTGGCAACAAAAGGCAACAAACTGATTGCCCATGCCGAAAACCTGTTCGACTATTTCTCGGAACATGAGGAGTCGGAAGTGAAACGAGTCGTCGACATAGATACCACAATTCAACCGAACAGCTTTGGTGGGTTAAGCTTTCAGCACACAGGAACCGTTGGCAGCGGAGCGACCCTGATTAAAGATTTAAAAATTGAATGGGAAGAATAG
- a CDS encoding family 43 glycosylhydrolase, which produces MKTLQSKLTLSLIAITIALNAWAQPPTFSNPVLGGDYPDPSVVRVGDDYYLTHSSFDYYPGLLVWHSKDLIHWERISHALNEYVGSVWAPDLVYVNGKFYIYFPAGGTNWVVFADSPEGPWSDPIDLKLSGFIDPGHLVDADGNRYLYLSRGYVVKLTADGLATDGEPVFNYEGWQFPKAWSTECFCLESPKSTVKDGWYYLTTAEGGTAGPATAHMVVSARAKSPYGPFENSPYNPVVHTKDRSERWWNQGHGTLVEDTAGKWWILYHGYEKYFWTLGRQMLMLPIEWTEDGWFRVPEGIGAADQQTAPAGKPTLTNPGLSDDFAHDELGLQWQFFKRFEPKRAKVEEGKLIFEADGKSFEDSSPLLVNACDRKYEIQAEFTLSDGATGGLCLYYNETGNMHIAVNEKSFSVYNRGKRKISVPNELGKHGYLRILNEENEVSFYFSADGNNWERVERSIEASGFNHNVFGEFLSLRAGLISFGKGEVTYDNFVYRKLD; this is translated from the coding sequence ATGAAAACACTTCAATCGAAACTAACATTGTCGCTGATAGCAATAACCATCGCGTTAAATGCATGGGCACAGCCCCCAACCTTCTCCAACCCGGTGTTGGGCGGCGATTATCCCGATCCTTCGGTGGTGCGTGTCGGCGACGACTATTACCTCACCCACTCCTCCTTCGACTATTACCCGGGCTTGCTGGTTTGGCATTCGAAAGACCTGATTCACTGGGAGCGCATTTCGCATGCGCTGAACGAATATGTGGGTTCGGTATGGGCGCCCGATTTAGTGTACGTGAATGGCAAGTTCTACATTTACTTCCCGGCTGGCGGCACCAACTGGGTGGTTTTTGCCGATTCGCCCGAAGGTCCGTGGAGCGATCCCATCGATTTAAAACTAAGCGGTTTCATCGATCCCGGACACCTGGTTGACGCTGATGGAAATCGATACCTTTATCTTTCGAGGGGTTATGTGGTAAAACTGACTGCTGACGGATTGGCAACCGATGGCGAACCGGTTTTCAATTACGAAGGCTGGCAATTCCCCAAAGCCTGGAGTACCGAGTGTTTCTGCCTCGAATCGCCCAAATCGACCGTGAAAGATGGCTGGTACTACCTGACCACTGCCGAAGGTGGAACTGCAGGACCTGCAACCGCCCACATGGTGGTTTCGGCTCGCGCCAAATCGCCTTACGGTCCCTTCGAAAATTCGCCCTACAATCCGGTGGTTCATACCAAAGACCGCAGCGAACGCTGGTGGAACCAGGGACACGGAACACTGGTTGAAGACACCGCCGGAAAATGGTGGATTCTATATCATGGCTACGAAAAATATTTCTGGACACTAGGGCGTCAAATGCTGATGCTACCAATTGAGTGGACGGAAGACGGCTGGTTCCGAGTACCTGAAGGCATTGGGGCTGCAGATCAGCAAACAGCCCCTGCCGGCAAACCAACACTAACGAATCCCGGACTTTCCGATGACTTTGCGCATGATGAACTAGGCTTGCAATGGCAGTTCTTCAAACGCTTTGAACCGAAGCGCGCAAAAGTTGAAGAAGGTAAATTGATTTTCGAAGCCGATGGAAAGTCGTTTGAAGACAGCTCTCCATTACTCGTCAATGCCTGCGACCGAAAGTATGAAATTCAAGCTGAATTCACCCTTAGCGATGGCGCTACCGGCGGGCTTTGCCTGTATTACAATGAAACCGGAAACATGCACATCGCCGTCAATGAGAAGAGTTTCAGTGTTTACAACCGCGGCAAACGCAAGATCAGTGTTCCCAACGAGCTGGGCAAACATGGCTACCTGCGTATCCTGAACGAAGAGAACGAAGTGAGTTTCTACTTCAGTGCCGATGGCAACAACTGGGAACGGGTGGAACGCAGCATCGAAGCGAGCGGGTTCAACCACAACGTTTTCGGCGAGTTTCTGAGCCTGCGCGCCGGACTCATTTCTTTTGGCAAAGGCGAAGTAACTTACGACAATTTTGTGTACCGAAAGCTGGATTGA
- a CDS encoding thioredoxin domain-containing protein gives MTEQKHTNDLIHETSPYLLQHAHNPVNWMPWGEAALQKAKDENKLLLISIGYAACHWCHVMEHESFEDEQVAEVMNRDYVCIKVDREERPDVDQIYMTAVQLMTQRGGWPLNAVALPDGRPIWGGTYFLKDVWMNTLQQIAAYHKQNPDKTTDYAEKLTEGITQSSLIPVTADVRKVEFEAVQAAVKSWQNNFDLQEGGSKGAPKFMMPVNLQFLLRYAHQQTDAVAEMHVLKTLEKMAYGGIYDQVGGGFARYSTDSYWKVPHFEKMLYDNGQLLSIYAQAYRKFKNELYRQVVEETISWLKTEMLSPENGFYSSLDADSEGVEGKFYVWQKEELKTAIGEDYHLFADYYNVNETGYWEDDNSILLRTQSDVAFAASKSLDPEILQLKITKWKSKLREIRAQRVRPGLDDKILTSWNALVISGLVESYKAFGNAEYLELAEKNANFLLTKLQPEPGMLLHSFKNDIAKIDAFLEDYALLIQALIDLFEVTGKEYYLKQADRFCETCFRDFYNAERTIFYFSRDGQTDLISRSIEVQDNVIPASNSVMANNLNRLGRLINRKNYPITAQAMLLVVSDSVLTYPSGHANWLNVAIDQEMPHYEVAIAGPEALGFATELHSTYLPNCVICPGNSESLPLLLNRIQPGKTRIFVCENNSCKLPVDTVSEALKLIS, from the coding sequence ATGACCGAACAAAAACATACCAACGACCTCATTCACGAAACCTCTCCCTATTTACTTCAACACGCCCACAACCCGGTAAACTGGATGCCTTGGGGCGAAGCAGCCTTGCAGAAAGCAAAAGATGAAAACAAGCTGTTGCTGATTAGTATTGGCTATGCTGCCTGTCACTGGTGTCACGTCATGGAACACGAATCTTTCGAGGATGAGCAGGTAGCCGAAGTCATGAACCGCGACTATGTTTGCATTAAAGTTGACCGGGAAGAACGCCCCGATGTGGATCAGATTTACATGACGGCCGTTCAACTGATGACACAACGCGGAGGCTGGCCGCTGAATGCGGTGGCCCTACCCGATGGTCGACCGATCTGGGGAGGAACTTATTTCCTGAAAGACGTTTGGATGAATACGCTGCAGCAAATAGCTGCCTACCATAAACAGAACCCGGACAAAACAACGGATTACGCGGAGAAACTCACCGAAGGAATCACCCAAAGTTCGCTGATTCCCGTGACTGCCGATGTTCGAAAAGTGGAATTCGAAGCAGTGCAGGCCGCCGTGAAATCCTGGCAAAACAACTTCGACCTGCAGGAAGGTGGAAGCAAGGGAGCACCCAAATTTATGATGCCCGTTAACCTTCAGTTTCTGCTTCGCTACGCGCACCAGCAAACTGATGCAGTCGCAGAAATGCACGTTCTTAAGACGCTGGAGAAAATGGCTTACGGTGGAATTTACGACCAGGTTGGAGGAGGTTTTGCCCGCTACTCGACCGACTCGTATTGGAAAGTGCCGCATTTCGAAAAAATGCTTTACGATAATGGCCAACTGCTGAGCATTTACGCGCAGGCTTACCGAAAATTTAAAAACGAACTGTACCGCCAGGTGGTCGAAGAAACAATCAGCTGGTTGAAAACAGAGATGCTCTCGCCCGAAAACGGATTCTACTCATCCTTGGATGCCGATAGCGAAGGCGTGGAGGGCAAGTTCTATGTTTGGCAGAAAGAGGAGCTGAAAACGGCTATTGGCGAAGATTACCATCTGTTTGCCGATTACTACAATGTGAACGAAACTGGCTATTGGGAAGACGACAACTCCATTCTTCTTCGCACACAAAGCGACGTAGCTTTTGCAGCTTCCAAATCATTGGATCCAGAAATCCTCCAGTTAAAGATCACCAAATGGAAATCGAAACTTCGGGAAATACGTGCACAACGCGTACGCCCGGGATTGGATGATAAAATTCTGACTTCGTGGAATGCACTAGTCATTAGCGGACTGGTAGAAAGCTACAAGGCTTTCGGAAACGCAGAATACCTGGAACTGGCTGAAAAGAATGCCAATTTCCTGCTAACGAAATTACAACCGGAACCTGGCATGCTACTTCATTCGTTCAAAAATGACATTGCTAAAATTGATGCCTTTCTGGAGGACTATGCATTGTTGATTCAGGCATTGATTGACTTGTTTGAGGTGACCGGTAAAGAATATTACCTGAAGCAGGCTGATCGTTTTTGCGAAACCTGCTTCCGCGATTTCTACAATGCCGAGCGCACCATTTTCTACTTCAGCCGCGACGGGCAAACCGACCTGATTAGCCGCAGTATTGAGGTGCAGGACAATGTGATTCCGGCATCAAATTCGGTGATGGCTAACAACCTGAACCGGTTGGGACGTTTGATTAACCGCAAGAATTACCCGATTACGGCACAAGCCATGTTACTGGTGGTCAGTGACAGCGTACTGACTTATCCGTCGGGGCATGCCAATTGGTTGAATGTGGCGATCGATCAGGAGATGCCGCACTATGAAGTAGCGATTGCAGGCCCCGAAGCACTGGGATTTGCCACGGAATTGCATAGTACCTATCTGCCCAATTGCGTGATTTGCCCGGGAAATAGCGAGAGTTTACCCTTGCTGCTAAACCGGATTCAGCCTGGAAAAACGCGGATTTTTGTTTGCGAGAATAACTCGTGTAAGCTGCCTGTCGATACTGTAAGCGAAGCACTGAAGTTGATTAGCTAA
- a CDS encoding PhzF family phenazine biosynthesis protein: MKLPLFQVDAFAEDLFKGNPAAVVPLEEWLTKETMQQIAMENNLSETAFFVPTSEGFEIRWFTPKAEVKLCGHATLASAHVIFQEANYPHEQITFGSLSGSLRVSKKENLLQLDFPADTMRPIDAPNQIIQAIGKLPSACLKGKTDYMLIYETEKEIRDICPNFAQLSRTDARGVIVTAPGKSVDFVSRFFAPGVGVDEDPVTGSAHTSLTPYWAKRLGKTEMNAQQLSQRGGELHVSLNENRVLIAGKAKTYMRGEIFI, from the coding sequence ATGAAACTTCCCCTTTTTCAGGTTGATGCGTTTGCCGAAGATTTATTTAAGGGTAACCCCGCAGCAGTGGTGCCGCTCGAAGAGTGGCTGACAAAAGAGACCATGCAACAGATCGCGATGGAAAACAACCTGTCGGAAACCGCCTTTTTTGTGCCTACCTCCGAAGGTTTTGAAATCCGCTGGTTCACGCCCAAAGCCGAAGTCAAATTGTGCGGGCACGCCACGCTTGCTTCAGCACATGTCATTTTCCAGGAAGCCAACTACCCGCACGAGCAAATTACCTTTGGTAGTTTAAGCGGATCTTTGCGCGTCAGTAAAAAAGAGAACTTACTTCAGCTCGACTTTCCAGCCGACACCATGCGCCCGATCGATGCCCCCAATCAAATCATTCAGGCCATTGGCAAACTTCCTTCGGCATGCCTGAAAGGCAAAACCGACTACATGCTGATTTACGAAACAGAAAAGGAGATTCGTGATATTTGCCCGAATTTTGCACAGCTCTCACGTACCGATGCCCGCGGAGTCATCGTCACGGCCCCCGGTAAAAGTGTCGATTTTGTGAGCCGATTTTTTGCCCCCGGAGTAGGCGTGGATGAAGATCCCGTGACCGGTTCAGCACACACATCGCTCACCCCCTACTGGGCCAAACGCCTTGGGAAAACCGAAATGAACGCACAGCAACTGTCGCAACGCGGCGGCGAATTACACGTCTCCCTCAACGAGAATCGGGTACTTATTGCCGGAAAAGCGAAAACCTATATGCGAGGGGAGATTTTCATCTGA
- a CDS encoding YwbE family protein: MDGRKRANIKIESHVEIVQKQDQRTGELTEGYVAQILTKSPTHPHGIKVRLETGEVGRVQNILEDD; encoded by the coding sequence ATGGACGGACGAAAAAGAGCGAATATCAAGATAGAAAGTCACGTTGAGATTGTGCAAAAACAGGATCAGCGGACGGGCGAACTCACCGAGGGTTATGTGGCCCAAATTCTGACCAAATCGCCGACACACCCACATGGCATCAAAGTTCGACTGGAAACAGGCGAGGTGGGCCGTGTGCAGAACATTTTGGAAGATGATTAA
- a CDS encoding MOSC domain-containing protein: MKVIATNIGEAVEIEWRGKKELTGIYKYPVDQPIFLGKTDVEKDQVIDRKYHGGEEKACYLYSMNHYSFWQQRYPESDWELGFFGENLTVEGIDESSIRIGDIYQLGEAVVQVTQPRQPCYKLGIRAGNQQIVSDFWDSPFPGVYVRVLQEGAVKTGDEMVLVESASENMTLAEVFALFTQEHTNVEKLRRAVAIPEMAASCRKDLTKRLKFAEGEL; encoded by the coding sequence ATGAAAGTAATAGCCACCAATATTGGAGAAGCCGTAGAGATTGAATGGCGCGGTAAAAAAGAGTTGACCGGAATCTACAAATACCCGGTTGATCAACCGATCTTTTTAGGAAAGACCGACGTTGAAAAGGATCAGGTGATTGATCGGAAATATCACGGCGGAGAGGAGAAAGCCTGCTATCTGTATTCCATGAATCACTATTCTTTTTGGCAGCAACGCTATCCGGAATCCGATTGGGAACTGGGCTTCTTTGGCGAAAACCTGACGGTTGAGGGCATCGATGAATCCTCAATCCGGATTGGCGATATTTACCAATTGGGTGAGGCGGTGGTGCAGGTTACACAACCACGTCAGCCTTGCTACAAATTGGGCATCCGTGCCGGCAATCAGCAAATCGTTAGCGATTTTTGGGATTCTCCGTTTCCCGGCGTTTATGTGCGTGTGTTGCAGGAAGGCGCCGTGAAGACAGGCGACGAAATGGTGTTGGTCGAATCTGCTTCGGAGAATATGACACTGGCCGAGGTTTTCGCGCTGTTCACGCAGGAGCACACAAACGTTGAAAAGCTCCGCCGAGCAGTGGCCATTCCCGAAATGGCAGCTTCCTGCCGCAAGGATTTAACCAAGCGCCTGAAATTTGCAGAAGGAGAACTGTAA